In Epinephelus lanceolatus isolate andai-2023 chromosome 7, ASM4190304v1, whole genome shotgun sequence, the genomic stretch ACTTCAAAGGAGTATAACTGGGAAGATTTCGTTAGTATCTGAGTCAAATTATAGCAGTTTGAGTCACCTTTCAACAGGTGACGAAGCAATAAAATCAAACTGCCGTTTGAAGGAGGAGACTCTGCAGACAACGGGTGCAAACCTGTAACTAAGGCCACACAATGACAACACAACACCTGCGTGACAGGGAAGCAAAGTGCTGAGGAGTTGAAACAGCGTTTGTGCTCCGTGACTCACCTCTATCCATTTCTGCGCCTCCTGAAACGCGGACTCTGCGGCCGACTCGGTCACAGGGTGATGCTGATGAGACTGTCCTATGTCTGCAACCGGACTTGCCATTGGCGAAGAAGCTCTGCTTCCCAAGTATTAAAGCCTGTACaaaggtgtgaaagcagctcaGTGCCGCGTtattccaccaaaattagtcgTGAACAGTGTCGGCCAGCCCGTTCTCCTCCGTTGGTTGTAggtgttgcagcagcagcagcaccgacGAGGCGAACGAACCAGTTGCTGCTCTCCAGTATCGCTCCTGTTGGAGTCTGTGGGCAGACAACCAGCGTCAAGTCAGCCACAGTCACTCACGCAGCTTCCGGTAAGACCGCTCAGAATAAAAGCTTCTGTCGAGGAACATACACCATGATTGGGCGCATTCAAAGATAACACAAATATAATATTTAAGTATTACTATTAGTACGGTGACATCCGCCCTTGCTATAACACGCTTTACTGGCACGTAATTTGGATAACTTTACTCTTAGCATATTCTAACATACATCTTGCTGAAAGCTGAACGTTAGGTTACAGTTAGCATTAGCTCATTAGCTTAACCTATGGTTAGCTGATAATGTTACAGCTTAACTAATGTTACAGGAACTCGGAAAATGTGCCATTAAATATGATATGCTAGTTAAACAGCATCTCGAAAACTCAAAAATAGGAAGGACTCGCAATTAGGAAAAATCCAGGATGGCCGTTATTTGAGACAAGGAAACGGTAGCACCATACGCTAgcaatgttagcgttagcattaGCCAACATGATGTTAGCTTCCTTGCCAACCGTTCCAAGTGCAAACGTTAATTTAACAGTcacattttgtgccttttcttaAGCTAATTGTCATTGTTATGTCTGAGAGTTTAAACTGGACTtaattaacgttagctaatgatTAATTACCGTGATAAAGTAACACAACTGTCCCTTTCTCAAAGACGAACAGTGGCGTTAGACATGAACCTACCGccatttgaagacatttccaGATTCCTCAAAGACTCCTTAATCCAACTGAAGTGaaaattactattattattccATTGAATGAACAGTTTAAGGAGCATTTCAAGTTGCAACTGTTTCTCAAACTCAACGTCAATGGCACCCGGAAGTGAATATACATCTTTATTTTGGCGGTACAAATCAGCGACACAGGTAACCGGAAATTGAAATTTGCTCGTGTCTATGACTATgagcaaaaaagaaacaaacaaaagttgtcatgaaataaagtaaaaaaaaaacaccaatttaATCAATATGAAATaacaaacacttaaaataaaattaataatgaCTTCATGGTTACACTTTATATTTCCTTGGTGCCTAGTAGAAGGAGATTTATCACCTCTGGCTCATGTttgactgaaaaacaaacaaaaaaaaaaacagtgatgaacttGTAACTAGACAAAAATCTTAAATAATATTAATGTGGAGGCTACTGCTGGCAATAAAATTGTGGTAAGTCTTTttcaaagttgttgtttttttaccaaccAGTTaggtttttagttttttaatgcATAAGAACTAATGTCATGAATTAATGGTGTTACCTGTCCGTGTTATTACTGCCCACTGTCTTCTACTCCATTGGCCACTTGTTTAGGCTCTTGTTTTGATTGCAAAACTGCTTTACTTCCGGTAATAATCTAGCTGTTTCTCGCTAACTTGCCGCAGCCGGACTGACAGGACGTGCAGACCGCAGTATGATCCGCTCCAATGGCCAAAAATACACAGAGCAGCGCCGCTCCACCACCAGCCAATGAGGGCAGCAACACACTGGGGATCACACAGCCACTTTGACTAAATGGGgcaactgagagagagagagggagagagagagagagagagagagagagagagagagagagagagagttcacTGATTTAGAGCAAAGGCACCCAAAACAAAGGGCCAAACTCTGACCTCCAGTCACTGATCATTATGAGGCAATTAACCATTAGGGAAAGTATAGTATTTATCTTTGTTAATAATCTATTCTGATACACTTCATCAGGTTGATTCTGGTGCTAATGATGCTTTCTGTGATTTGTGTCGGtctaaaaacattattaaacacAAGTAAAAAGTTTGGTACATTCAAAGTCAGTTCCCTCAGTCAGTCAAATCTTAGTTCTTGATGTCAGGGCCACTGTTACGTCTAATTTGGGGGACATAGAGTGAGCAGTCCTCCAGCTGGCCACAAAACATGAGCACATTTGCACTTTAACCCCCTGGACACATTGTTTTGTAATCAATAACCTGCTATTCAAACTTGATATCTCACTCCCACCTGTAAACATAGTCAGTTACGTAATGTAGAGTGCACAAACAAGCCAGATGTCTCAGTGCTGTGGATTAAAACAACTTGATTTGCCCATGACAGCAGTTAAAGTGAAATACATGCCCACTTTGGccaatgaaataataatttaaaacaaaaacagcctcCTTAATAATCAGCATGGTCAGGGATATTTCTCAGAATGAAAGGCCACACAGCATTTAAGCACCATGCAATACATCATTAAACTGTTTTATGTTAAACTGTATCCTGGGTTAGATGACACCAATTAAGACTTATCTAGTTCCTACAGAACTCATATTTGGCCACATGCTGGCTGATATTCTTACATCTTTGCTGACCTCTTGTGGAATTATGCAGCAGTACTGAAAAGTGAGAGGAGGAGCTTCAGCCAGGCTGTGTGTTCATTTGCAAAGAGGGTGTGTACAGACCATAGACTCAGCACTCCTCCCCTCTGCTCCTCAGGCGTCTGCTTCCTGGATACCAGAAACAgtcaagtgtttatttttttcatgtgatCTTTGTCCCATTAtatctgtgtgtggtttgttttccaggagGCCGGCTGTTCCCAGTATGCTGCTCAGCTTCTTGACTTCAGGAGTTGACAGTCCCACCTGTGTTTGACAGGACGCACTATTCTCAACCTGGACAGCAGTTAGGCAAGTTTTACATCTCTACTGTTAATATGTCCTTACTTTTGCATTAAGAAGTCTGTATGTCCTGATtatgcttttcattttcttaataattacaataatattGATGTAATGTTAACAGAAGCACTAATAAAGTTGTataatcagtattttttttaattccaggATACAGTAGCCTTTAAATCAAGGACAGCACCTGTCATAAAGATGAATTAGACTAAAACCTGGAGGAGTTTTGCAAAACATAAACTACATATTCATATCAGGTTCTATCTTCCTActattttgatttgtttgttcCATTGTGTCATGTTTGGTGTGGCACTAAAGCTTGCGTATGATTGTctactgcctaaaatgacatacattTATGGAGCCTAGAAGATAAACATTCAGCTTGCAAATAATGTTTtaacacagaaaaagaaatgcagTTTCTGTTCATTGGTAGACACAATTTGTAGAGCGTGTTCTCTCTTTGTAGGTGACCTATCAGTCAGAAAACAGACGATGCAGTGGTCACTTACTATATTGAGAACTGATGGTTGACTCCAGTTGTGATCCAAAATGCTGTGGCggttggttgttgttgtttcacaaAGGATGGTTGAGCatctgcagttttttttcctaactTAACAGCAGATTTATTCAGTGAAATCACCGACTGTCATATTTGTTAAATCTGCAGACTCTTTGCTTTTCTTGATTTATAGTTTGACATCCCTGCATTTAAAAGGTGTAATGATTTAGGAACTGAAACATTTTTACAAGCTCTTGCAAACATAGATACCATAATGTGTCTGCAGGGGGCGCCAGAGGTCAGTTTTTCtaatgtttttactggttaTATCTTCttactatcttactatataatgatcgcctcactgacttggtcaatccatgtgaaatttggcacagtggtagagggtcatgggaggatgcgaatgaagcaatattacatcaattggccaaaggggggcgccatagcaaccgattgaaattgcaaactttgaaagggcatatctcatgccccgtatgtcatagagacatgaaactttgcacagagatgcctctcctcatgaggagagaacaaatttgcctcaagaacccataacttccggtcatacagattttccaccattttgaattttttgaaaaacacttcaaatcgatctcctcctaggaagtttgagcgatctgcatgaaactgggtgaacataatctagggaccaatatctaaagttccctcttggcaaaagttggaaaacttcctaaaactgagcttctataaggcaataaatattgcggagggcgtggctcatcacataaaggtgtataacatctcaagggtttcacccatcaccacgcaactttgtaggcatatgaccacacataatttgaggggacccctccattattgaccccatcaaacaaaatgggggcgctagagagctaatttcttatctaggcctaaccaccatattgatttttactaaacttggtagatatgtagaacaggacgcctcaaggtgactacagaaatttaactctaattggcaactgggtggcgctataacaacagaaaaatgcttaaaaatggctaaaatgtgaccgatcgctgtggctctcccttttaagtcaatacaacatatatatatctacatatctgcctttcaacatgctacctcaactactaatgtacagttttagcccactaactatcccactattgccaatggtactactgtactttcaatgaTGCAattgtactatcaaattcacaaaaactgaaTACagtgctcttcttaatgggttcagttgactatttaatctgcaatttgctatgacctgtatcccaaacacacaccatgtgaaactgtatgtgggaAACTGTACACTCAATGGATATGGACTAGTATCACATTAAGCAGATATTGCTTAAAAATGCACTCCATGATGCCAGCTCTTATTACCGATAAGTGCTGTGTATGAATGAGCAGCAAACCAACATTTTGACAATTTGAGCTGTGCAACCTCAGTAATAGTAAAAATGACTAGTCATAATAATAACTGTAACAATACAAACATGGGTTCACAGTTTTGTCTCAGTTACCCCTTGCAATGTGCCATCAGGGCAAAGATGTAACAAATGCTTTTTTAAACCAAAGTAAAAATCACATGTGAAACAGTGAACATTCGACCGCTGCGTGCCAACAAACagaatgtttgtatttttaaaaacatattcttTTACTGAAACAGAATCAAAATTATTTATGACAAATATGTATCTGCCTAAATAATCTGCTAAAATTAAAGGTGGTTGTTCCTTGGAACTCTTAATTCTTTTTCTTACACAAATAATAATCCAGTTTCAAGAAGAACCAGATCAGATGAGCCAAAATCAGGATTagaataactaaaataaaaaagtgctacaaattgtgtcatttttcttaatatagtttggatttttgatgtgtgtttgtatgtgatacttatccatagtcagtgtattatgaAGTAGATAGCATgtctccagtttggagaagcaggcaagagatgacatggaagctaagcaatgtagtgctgtggaggggtcggcaacaaaacatatttagcCTCCTAGAAAAAtcccacaaaaaaaatctatatgtgtgtttgtgtatatgccAAATTAAGAGTATTTTATTACTGCTTTATCTTTCCATCTGACAGTCGGGTCTGACAGGAAAGCTGTTATCAGCTTTAGTTTAccatctatgctcttgtcaaagtcaccagactccattgacaaaaacagcaattttagctcactgaacacaggagctgctggaccactgctgctttgatcagtgagtaagtttgtgttattgtgtgactttggtgaatccagactaacccttttaaacactAAAGTCACATGATGACACAAACCAACTAACAGTttgaatcactgtttttctcgaggagtctggctttgaagagaacaaTATAATGACTTCATTTTCCCATTGGAAATCACTATCTGACATTAAGGTGAAGCTGTGACAGCACTCTtgatatagtgtacacttaaactgatattgttttatttgGGTGGAACATTTTTTAAGTGgcggactccagcctgcttctctaaactggaGGCGTGACTCCTGAGTTCCACAAACTTATTTCACTTTCTCCTCCTTTCATCCCCAGGCTTCGACTGTTCTTCCTGTCTCCTTCACAGCTTTTGAAATGTGGCTCATGGTCATCTCTGTCCCGCTGCTTCCTGCCATCATCATGATATCCAGTCGTTATCGTGTCAAAGTTGCCACGCTGTGCCATCGAGCTCTGGCGTGGGCACTGAGGCTGGTGCAAGGGAGAGTGTGCGTGAGGAGCACCCACGCCTTCGTGTTCTCTAAATGCACACATGGCAAAGCTGACAGCGTCCTGGAGACCTTTGACCTTTACGCAgacacacacccctccctctGCATCGGCCCACAGATTGGTCAGTATGCATGGGAATCACTTTATTTACCAAATGCATTAAGTTACAAGACATTGTCTTTACGAAGTCAGaaaagatttattttaatatttcacagATCAATACAGgaaatgtattattttaaatatttttttctatatcATGTTACATGTAACTGCATGTCTATCAGCTCGAAGTTTCACACATTATCTGAATAATACACCACTCAAGTTTGTTTAGAAATTCATGTTCACAGTAAAACAAATTGTGCACTatgtttaaataaaatttaaaaaatcagtcTTCAGGTCATTAATTAGTCACAGATACAAAAAGGATATGACAGGGCAAGGACATCTGTTCCTGTCATCCCTCCCAGGTGAAGCACTGGATGAAGTGGTGAGGCGTGTCCGTCCCTCCCGAGCGTTGGAACTGGGGATGCACTGTGGCTACACTTCTGTCCGCCTGCTGCGTCTGCTACCCCCTGCTGGCAGACTGATCACAGTGGAGCTGGACCCACTAACAGCAGACCTTGGGGAGGAAATCATACTGGTGGCTGGCTTCAAACACTCCCAGGTATACCCAGGGAAGATGAGCTTTCATTTCACTGCACTCAAAAGACAGAGAGTTTAACTGAGGGAATCTATCCTCTTTTCCTGTTCAGTTCCAGGTGTTGATATCCAGCTCAGCTGAGGCCATCCCAACTTTGCGTTCATTGCTTGAGCCTGATCAAGGGACCAGTGAGGGGCTCAATCTGGTGCTGATGGACCATGACCCCAAGCAGTACCTTCCAGATCTGCTGGCTCTGGAGAGAGAGGAGCTCCTCTGCCCTTCTGGCTGCTCTGTGATCCTGATGTACAGGAACCAAAGAGCTGAAGATCTGAGCGAGATCCTGCGTCACATCAGAGCAAAGCGTGACTGCTACTGCATCAAGTCCGAGCTTCAGTCTATGATAGAGATCTTCtaccaaaaagaaaacacaagggTAGAAAGGTGATATCAGAATCGTCAGGGTGGACATGTGCTTTCAGTTTGTGTGGACTCCATCAACTAACAGTGTTACATACTTCGTCATATCTAGTATTACTGATGGGTCAAAGAAttacaggataaaatgatattaataatattttctaCAATTTTTCAAAGTCAtaattttgtatattttgtgtAACTTGTTAATGTCAAAAATCAATGaactcaaaaataaaatcaaaaagcTGCTTACACAATCTCTCCTCACAacaaaggaaacaaagaaaaacaaaaacttgatGTAGAGCACAGAGACACCACATGATGGCGCTCTCTGCTTTTTAAAGAATAGGTACTCAAACGTTGAGTGGCTTTGACGAGGCAACCTTTTAAAGGGAGATGCCACCCATTTTTAAGACCTTGCATGTTATGTGTGCACTCCAGGACAGCCCAAAAAATACATGCTGTAAACAGGAAGTTTGACCTTTGAATTTATAACGTAAATATATGTGTCCTGGTTTATTCATGACGCCACAGCAAACTTGTTTTGACGCACACTGCCTCTTGTGCACGTTGTGATATTTACTTTCAGAACCCAATTCAATGTTTACAATTAACAATAAAGCATTAGCGGAGAAACAGCTCCCAGTTGTTTTGTAAATCTCTTTTTACAAACATCAGCATACCTGCACTTAGATTCAGTGTTATGGCATTCACTGCATCTTAACTGAGGAGAATCACTGTTGTCCTGTGGGTACCACTCAGACGGAGTTTTCTGAATTTGCCTCTAATGACACTGCTGAGGATTTCAAAGCAGCTGGAAAGCCATTACATGGTTTAGAGACAATTTAGTGCggcatttaaataaataatattggTGCACAAACACGATTTAATTAAATGCAATATTTCCAGGAGCCCAGGGGTGGGTCTAGACTTGAGGTCATTATTGTTACACAACAGCGCGATGAATGTAAAATTATACAAAGTTAGAGAGCTCGTCGCAGTAACAGAGAGACAGGTAGAAAAAGAGAGTCAGGGGAAGTGGTGTAAATTGTCAGCTACTATAAATTAGACATGGAGGTTAGACACGGTCAGGGATGAGAGCTTTTGTAAATCCATCCAGTTAAACTGTTCACTGTGAACGTCTCCACAGAGCACGACGGGTAATGGAGCTGGAAAAATTTGACGAGCTGCATGAATACTTCATAATCTCATACATGGATCATTATTTGCACAGCAGGGGAAGTGGCGATTGCATTTGCTGAAGAGAAAATAACATGGGATGGTAGACTAGGCATATGGGTTATTGTCTGCTCCCCGACGAGTGATTCTGTTATTGAGAACTGCAGAAGCATAAACAACCAACTGATTAGTATACAAAGTTAGTCTCATAATCAGTATCAAACTATAACAACTTTAATTCCAAATTAAGACGTGTAccagttggagaaaaaaaggtgacGCCCACTCGGAGGAAGTGATTGCCTCCATGAAAGTCAAACCACTGAATATTATTATCACTAATTAGCAATCTGGAGCGTTTCACTTTGAAAATAGCAACATTCAGGGTGGGTGTAATCATCTGTGAGGATTTTTTCATGCACTAAGAGAAGTCTTGCAGTTTGTGTTTTGAAATGAAAGAGCTCCTGTCTCGATGACAACAAAGATTCAAATGTTTGGATTCTGTTTTTTGGCAGAGTTTGTTGTCTTTGCAAATATTTACTGCGAGTGTCTGAATCAGCATATGTATACCAGTTTTTTAATTATGAATTGATATCCCTGTTTAGTAAAGGTATAAATGACACAGTAATTTTACAATACTTTTCCTTCTGAACCCCAAATTAGATTTgcacaagtaaaaagaaaagcaatAACATTCTAGGCTGTACTTCCCCCAAAAACAACCATTAAATTTGAGTACAAGCAGcatttatgtttattgttaGGCCACattatgacaggagcaaaggagaTAGTCAGGTGACGTAGTACAAAGAGTGAGAATGTCAGCGTCAGAGTGGATGGATCGAtgaaacacaggacttttacccaggaaactgctgtttgtgtccagtgtaaaaccaaaagtcaatgttgagttattttaacttaCATATGTAATGTACGTAACACAACAAACTTACGTTAACAACCCATTcccattcccaggtcatcaaatactgac encodes the following:
- the LOC117261013 gene encoding catechol O-methyltransferase-like; translated protein: MWLMVISVPLLPAIIMISSRYRVKVATLCHRALAWALRLVQGRVCVRSTHAFVFSKCTHGKADSVLETFDLYADTHPSLCIGPQIGEALDEVVRRVRPSRALELGMHCGYTSVRLLRLLPPAGRLITVELDPLTADLGEEIILVAGFKHSQFQVLISSSAEAIPTLRSLLEPDQGTSEGLNLVLMDHDPKQYLPDLLALEREELLCPSGCSVILMYRNQRAEDLSEILRHIRAKRDCYCIKSELQSMIEIFYQKENTRVER